From the genome of Pelobates fuscus isolate aPelFus1 chromosome 6, aPelFus1.pri, whole genome shotgun sequence, one region includes:
- the LOC134614587 gene encoding lecithin retinol acyltransferase-like isoform X1, translated as MKSLLLGVMVFLFEKLFIFANFKMFNLTRKKNRVLHCYDSCNLKRGDLLEVPRTLFIHYGIYLGNNKVAHLMPDILPALSDNVCLIGKVVTNKRLILGVLAKVASVRVDTVQDFAYGRRIIVNHMDNSYNTKPYSNEDVALRAEKLVGATSYSLLWDNCEHFVTYCRYGIPMSFQTEKFCEMIKNIIRDQRSVLLSAAIGMASILYMGVGPSTTLPSFFITFTLWMAS; from the exons ATGAAAAGCCTACTACTTGGAGTGATGGTCTTCCTTTTTGAAaagctttttatttttgcaaattttaaaatgtttaatttgacaagaaaaaaaaatagagttcTTCATTGTTATGACAGTTGTAATCTCAAGAGAGGAGACTTGTTGGAGGTTCCTAGGACTTTGTTTATTCACTATGGGATCTATTTGGGAAATAACAAGGTAGCTCATTTGATGCCAGATATCCTCCCAGCACTGTCAGACAATGTGTGCTTGATTGGGAAAGTAGTGACCAACAAAAGGCTGATTCTGGGAGTTCTTGCAAAGGTAGCCAGTGTTAGAGTGGACACTGTGCAGGATTTCGCATATGGTAGAAGGATAATAGTAAACCACATGGACAACAGCTACAACACAAAACCATATTCTAATGAAGACGTGGCCCTGAGAGCTGAAAAACTGGTGGGGGCCACATCGTACAGCTTGCTTTGGGACAACTGTGAACATTTTGTAACTTACTGCAGATATGGAATCCCTATGAGCTTTCAGACTGAGAAG tTCTGCGAGATGATTAAGAACATTATCCGAGACCAAAGAAGTGTTTTGCTTTCCGCTGCTATAGGAATGGCATCAATACTATACATGGGCGTAGGACCTTCTACAACTCTTCCAAGTTTTTTTATCACTTTCACTCTGTGGATGGCA